TCAGTCGCCGCCGGCCGTTGGGCGTGATGTAGCGGGCCTGCCAGACATTGCCCATGCCCGTGTCGGCCGTGACGATCGCGTCGTCCGAGAGCAGGCCGTCGAGGGTGGAGGCGACCAGCTCGGGGTGGATCGGGCGGCGCTTCTCGACCTCCGTGTACTTGCCGACCACTCCGGTGACGAGCTTCTCGTGCTTCTTCAGCGTCTTGTCGAGGAAGCGGTGGTCCTTCGGCTTCACCAGCGGCGTGAGGGCGGTGAGGGTCGCGGCGACGTCTCCGTGCACCGGGTGCGCGACGCTCACGCGCCGGCCGAGCTTCGAGGCGTCGGTGTCGACCTGCGCGACGACGACCTTCCCGTCATCGGGCAGGAACTGCTCGTAGGGGAAGTCGGTGCCGAGCAGGATCAGCAGATCCGCGTCGTGGATGCCGGCGTGCGCCGCACCGTAGCCGAGCAGGCCCGTCATGCCGACGTCGTACGGGTTGTCGTACTGGATCCACTCCTTGCCGCGCAGCGAGTGCCCGACCGGCGCGCCGACCAGCTCGGCGAACGCGACGACCTCGTCGTGCGCATCGCGCACACCGGCGCCGGCGAAGATAGCGACGGTCCTCGCCTCGTCGATCGCCGCGGCCAGCGCCCGCACATCGGCGTCGGCCGGCACGAGCGTCGGAGTCGCGGGCAGCACGAACGCGGGGAACTCGCCCACCGCCTCCAGCTCGGCGATGTCGCCCGGGAGGGTCACCACGGCCACGCCCTTCAGCGCCACCGCGCTGCGCAGCGCGGCGTTGACCACCCGCGGAGCCTGCGCCGCGGTCGACACCAGCTCGCGGTAGTTCGAGCACTCGACGAAGAGGCGGTCGGGGTGCGTCTCCTGGAAGTAGGAGGAGCCGATCTCGTTGCTCGGGATGTGGCTCGCGATCGCCAGCACCGGGGCGCCGGAGCGGTGCGCGTCGTAGAGCCCGTTGATCAGGTGCAGGTTGCCGGGGCCGCAGCTGCCCGCGCACACCGCGAGCTTCCCGGTGAGCTGGGCCTCGGCGCCGGCGGCGAACGCGGCCGCCTCCTCGTTGCGCACGTGGATCCAGTCGATCCCTCCCTTCGCCGACCCGCCGCTGCGGCGGACCGAGTCCACGATCGGATTCAGCGAGTCCCCGACGATCCCGTAGATCCGGGAGACGCCGGCGTCGATGAGCTGGGCGATGAGCTGGTCTGCGACCGTCTTCTGAGCCATGGCCCTATTCGACTACTGTCCGCTGAGCGTCCGCCACTGCCGAGTGTCGGGAATCCGCCCTCGGAGGGACCCCCGCGCCCCCGTCCCGCCCTAGCCTGGGGGTCGATCCGTCCCCGCAGCCTCGTCTGGAGCAGCCCATGAACCGCCGTCGTACCGCCCTCGTCCTCGCCGCCTCCGCTCTCGCCCTCGGCCTGACCGGATGCTCGGGGATCAACAGCATGATGGGCGGCGAGACCCGCGACGACACGTCGGGCGAGATCGTCGAGGGCGGCACGACCGACGTCTTCCAGCTGCGCGTCGGCGACTGCCTCAACGACGAGTTGACCGAGACGGCCACCGAGGTCACCGACGTGCCGACCGTGCCGTGCACCGAGCCGCACAGCTACGAGGTGTTCCAGAACGTGACGATGGCCGAGGCGGACGAGTACCCGGGCGAGACGGCGACCACCACCCAGGCCGAGACCGACTGCACGGCCGCCTTCGAGGGCTTCGTCGGCCTCAGCTACGAGGAGTCGCAGTACGACTTCAGCTACTACTACCCGACCCAGCAGAGCTGGGACGGCGGCGACCGCACGATCAACTGCCTGATCACCGACCCGGCGGGCCCGAACTCGGGCAGCCTCGCGGGCGTCGCGGCCTGATCGTCTGCAGAAGTAAGGCTGGATCGCTCGAATCGCCGATTCCTGGCAGAGCGAGCGGATCCAGCCTTACTCGTGCGGCACCTTCGGCTGAGACGCGATTCCCGGGCGCGGGAAGAGGCGCAGCAGCAGGCCCGAGACGATCCAGATCGTCGCGATGCCGACGACCAGCCAGCCGGCCGGGAGTCCGGAGGCCGCGCCCGCGAGCACCGCTCCCACGGCGGCGGCCGCGGCGCGCAGGCCCGCGCCGATCGTGAACACCTGCGAGCGCACCGCCGCCGGGCTCTCCTGATCGCGCAGGAGCAGCATGGCCGCGTTGGCCGGGGCGGTGAAGATCCCCGCCACGGCGAACGCGACGACAGCGACGACGATCCCGAGATCGGGTGCGGCGATCAGCAGGGTGGCGCCCGTCGCGACGAAGCCCGCGCCCATCACCCAGGCCGGGGGCCGGCGGGTCCAGCGACGGGCGGCCACCGCGATCGCGCCGACCAGACCGCCGACGGCGAAGGCGGTGAGGATCCACGCGGCGCCGGCCGTGCTGCCGAGCCGCTCGAGCGAGAGCCCGATCGCGGCGACTCCCGCGGCGCCGCCTCCGACCTGGCTCAGCGTCCCCGCCAGGGTGACCACCGCGATCGGGCGGTGACGGACCAGGTGCGTGACGCCGGCCGCGATGGTCCGGCCGACGCCGACGGTCGGCATCGGCCGCGGCTCCATCACCAGCGCGAGGGAGCCGAGGACGCCGACGAGGGCGAGAGCGGCCATGGCGAGCATCGCGACCTGCGCGGAGCCCACTCCGATCGCCAGCCCCGCGATCGCCGGGCCGCTGATCGAGGCGACCGTGTACGAGAGCGAGTCCTGCGCGTACGCCCGCCGCGGGTCGGCGATCGCACTGGTGACGAAGCTCGACATGCCGCCCATGTAGACCGGAGTCGAGAGCCCCGCCAGGAGCAGGAGCAGGGCGATCAGCGGAGTCGGCACGTCGCCGAGGAACGCCGCCACGGCGAACGCGGCGGCCGTGACCAGGGCCGCGCCGACCAGCAGGCGGCGGGGCTTCCGGATGCGGTCGAGCACCGTGCCGACCAGCGGTGCGGCGACGACGCTCGGGAACAGCGCCGCGCCGGTCAGCAGGGCGCCGAGCGCCACGTCGTCGAGCCGCTCGACGGCGAGGACGGGCAGGGCGACGACCATCCCCGAGCTCGCGAGGCGGAGCGGGATCGACGCGGCCTGATAGGTGAACGCGCTCATGCGGCTCCGGAGGACATCACCCTCGATCGTGTCATGCCCGCAGGCCGGCCGCGCACACGCACCGGCGCGACGTCAGGGCAGCAGGATCACCTTGCCGTTGAGCGTCCGCGACTCGGCCAGCTCGAGGGCCGCGACGACCTCGGTGAGCGGGAACCGCGCGGCGATGTTGGCCGTGACGGTCCCGTCGGCGAGGAGCCCGAAGAGCCGGCCCAGATCCTCCTGGAGCCGCGCGCGGAAGCGGGCAGGCCGCAGGGAGTGCCCCGCCCAGAGGTTGTAGAACGTCGCGGTGCGGCCGTTGGGCGCGAGGCTCCAGAGGGCGACGCGGCCCAGCGCCTTCAGGAAGGGCACCCAGACGTTGCCGGTCGCGGGGGCGGAGACGATCGCGTAGGCGACGAGCGCGCCTCCGGGAGCCAGGAGCGACCAGGCGACGCGCGTCGTCTCTCCGCCCACGTTGTCGAACGCGGCGTCGACCCCGCCGGGCGCGAGCGCACGGACGGTCGCGGCGAGATCCGGGTCGGCGTAGTCGACGGGCTCGACGCCCGCCGCCCGGAGCGCCTCGTGGTGCCGCGGCGAGGCGGCGCCGATCACGCGGATGCCCGCGTGGCGTGCGAGCTGGATCAGGATCCCGCCGACCCCGCTGTTCGCCCCGAACAGCAGGATCGTGCCGCCCCGCCGGACGCGGGCCGACCGGTGCAGCATCTGCCAGGCGGTCACTCCGTTGACGGCGACCGCCTCGGCGTCCTCCGAGGTGATGCCGTCGGGGACGACGACGGAGTCGCGAGCCTGCACGCGCACGTACTCGGCCCAGCCGCCGGTCTTGGTGATCGAGGCGACGCGACGGCCGATCAGGGCGTCGTCGCCTCCCGGGCCGACCGCGAGGACGCGGCCGACGAGGTCGTACCCCGGGGTGAACGGGAAGGCCGGCTGGCCGAAGTAGCGGCCTCGGCGCATCGACTGCTCGGCGAAGGCGATGCCGGTCGCCTCGACGGCGACGAGCAGTTCCCCTGATCCGGGCTGCTCGACCGGGGCGTGCTCGAGCACGAGGCCCGAGGGCTCGACGAGCCCGGGGAGGACGACGCGGAGGGTGGTGGCGGGGAGATCGGACACGGTAGACTCCTTTGTTAGTGATTGAACAGTCACAAATGCGGACATGGAAAAGAGAAGGAAGAGGAGGGCGGGGCTCAGTCCGGGTGCCGGATCCCGGCGGTCGCGATGCGCGCCCACTCGGAGTCGACCCCGTCAAGCTCGGCCTGCACGATGAGGTGGCAGAGCTGCCCGTAGGCGAGGAACCGCTGCACGGCGGGGCCGTCGGCGCCCGACACGACCGAGACGGAGCGCACCAGCTCCGAGAGGCCGCGGCGGACCGCCTCGCGGATCTCGGGCACCTCGCAGGCGCTCTGCGCGTGCACCTGGAGCCGGATGAGATCGCGGTCGGCGACGAGGGCGATGTACGCCTCCGACATCGCCTCGAGGCGGTCGGCCGGATCGGAGGAGGGCGACGCCTCCCCCGCCGCCGCGAGCGTCGACGAGACCAGCGCGTAGCACCGGTCGACCGCGGCGACGAAGAGGCCGAGCTTGCCCGGGAAGAGCC
The genomic region above belongs to Rathayibacter sp. VKM Ac-2759 and contains:
- a CDS encoding pyruvate dehydrogenase, which produces MAQKTVADQLIAQLIDAGVSRIYGIVGDSLNPIVDSVRRSGGSAKGGIDWIHVRNEEAAAFAAGAEAQLTGKLAVCAGSCGPGNLHLINGLYDAHRSGAPVLAIASHIPSNEIGSSYFQETHPDRLFVECSNYRELVSTAAQAPRVVNAALRSAVALKGVAVVTLPGDIAELEAVGEFPAFVLPATPTLVPADADVRALAAAIDEARTVAIFAGAGVRDAHDEVVAFAELVGAPVGHSLRGKEWIQYDNPYDVGMTGLLGYGAAHAGIHDADLLILLGTDFPYEQFLPDDGKVVVAQVDTDASKLGRRVSVAHPVHGDVAATLTALTPLVKPKDHRFLDKTLKKHEKLVTGVVGKYTEVEKRRPIHPELVASTLDGLLSDDAIVTADTGMGNVWQARYITPNGRRRLIGSYLHGSMANALPQAVGAQLSHPGRQVVSLSGDGGLSMLMGELVTVAAYRLPVTIVLFNNSTLGLVKVEMLVDGFPDFAVDVPMVDYAKVAEAVGIRGIRVEDPREVEGALREALAEDGPVLVDVVTDPLALSLPPTITGAQVKGFALAMSKIVMNGGAGEAVALARTNIKHALR
- a CDS encoding MFS transporter, which gives rise to MSAFTYQAASIPLRLASSGMVVALPVLAVERLDDVALGALLTGAALFPSVVAAPLVGTVLDRIRKPRRLLVGAALVTAAAFAVAAFLGDVPTPLIALLLLLAGLSTPVYMGGMSSFVTSAIADPRRAYAQDSLSYTVASISGPAIAGLAIGVGSAQVAMLAMAALALVGVLGSLALVMEPRPMPTVGVGRTIAAGVTHLVRHRPIAVVTLAGTLSQVGGGAAGVAAIGLSLERLGSTAGAAWILTAFAVGGLVGAIAVAARRWTRRPPAWVMGAGFVATGATLLIAAPDLGIVVAVVAFAVAGIFTAPANAAMLLLRDQESPAAVRSQVFTIGAGLRAAAAAVGAVLAGAASGLPAGWLVVGIATIWIVSGLLLRLFPRPGIASQPKVPHE
- a CDS encoding medium chain dehydrogenase/reductase family protein, whose amino-acid sequence is MSDLPATTLRVVLPGLVEPSGLVLEHAPVEQPGSGELLVAVEATGIAFAEQSMRRGRYFGQPAFPFTPGYDLVGRVLAVGPGGDDALIGRRVASITKTGGWAEYVRVQARDSVVVPDGITSEDAEAVAVNGVTAWQMLHRSARVRRGGTILLFGANSGVGGILIQLARHAGIRVIGAASPRHHEALRAAGVEPVDYADPDLAATVRALAPGGVDAAFDNVGGETTRVAWSLLAPGGALVAYAIVSAPATGNVWVPFLKALGRVALWSLAPNGRTATFYNLWAGHSLRPARFRARLQEDLGRLFGLLADGTVTANIAARFPLTEVVAALELAESRTLNGKVILLP
- a CDS encoding TetR/AcrR family transcriptional regulator, whose translation is MSATGLRSTAEAQRERITLSALRVFAATGYSSTPVTEVAADAGVSPAYVFRLFPGKLGLFVAAVDRCYALVSSTLAAAGEASPSSDPADRLEAMSEAYIALVADRDLIRLQVHAQSACEVPEIREAVRRGLSELVRSVSVVSGADGPAVQRFLAYGQLCHLIVQAELDGVDSEWARIATAGIRHPD
- a CDS encoding septum formation family protein yields the protein MNRRRTALVLAASALALGLTGCSGINSMMGGETRDDTSGEIVEGGTTDVFQLRVGDCLNDELTETATEVTDVPTVPCTEPHSYEVFQNVTMAEADEYPGETATTTQAETDCTAAFEGFVGLSYEESQYDFSYYYPTQQSWDGGDRTINCLITDPAGPNSGSLAGVAA